One Orrella dioscoreae genomic window carries:
- a CDS encoding ferredoxin--NADP reductase encodes MAAFNTERVLSVHHWNDTLFSFTTTRDAALRFHNGHFVMIGLEVEGKPLLRAYSIASANYEENLEFLSIKVPDGPLTSRLQHLKVGDPILVSKKPVGTLVVDDLKPGKNLYLFGTGTGLAPFMSIIKDPEVYERFEKVILVHGVRWVSELAYADYIQNDLPNNEHFGELVNGKLVYYPTVTREAFRNQGRITELIANGKLAQDVGLPPINPDTDRAMLCGSPAMLTDISALLDGLGFEVSPGTGQPGDYVVERAFVEK; translated from the coding sequence ATGGCTGCTTTCAATACCGAGCGCGTGCTGAGCGTGCATCACTGGAACGACACGCTGTTCTCCTTCACCACCACGCGCGACGCCGCGCTGCGCTTCCACAACGGCCACTTCGTGATGATCGGCCTGGAAGTCGAGGGCAAGCCGCTGCTGCGCGCCTACAGCATCGCCAGCGCCAACTACGAGGAAAACCTCGAGTTCCTGAGCATCAAGGTGCCCGATGGTCCCTTGACCTCGCGCCTGCAACACCTGAAGGTGGGCGATCCCATCCTGGTCAGCAAGAAGCCCGTGGGCACGCTGGTCGTCGACGACCTGAAGCCGGGCAAGAACCTGTATCTCTTCGGCACCGGCACGGGCCTGGCGCCCTTCATGAGCATCATCAAGGATCCCGAGGTGTACGAGCGCTTCGAGAAAGTGATCCTGGTGCACGGCGTGCGCTGGGTCAGCGAACTGGCCTACGCCGACTACATCCAGAACGACCTGCCCAACAACGAGCACTTCGGCGAGCTGGTGAACGGCAAGCTGGTCTATTACCCGACGGTCACCCGCGAAGCGTTCCGCAACCAGGGCCGCATCACCGAGCTGATCGCCAACGGCAAGCTGGCCCAGGACGTGGGCCTGCCGCCCATCAATCCCGATACCGACCGCGCCATGCTGTGCGGCAGCCCCGCCATGCTGACGGACATCAGCGCCTTGCTGGACGGCCTGGGCTTCGAGGTCTCGCCCGGCACGGGACAGCCCGGCGACTACGTCGTGGAACGGGCCTTCGTCGAGAAGTAA
- a CDS encoding bile acid:sodium symporter family protein, which translates to MQALARFSRFVGNTFAIWVLLFAILAFLQPQGFLWIGPYIVPLLGLIMFGMGLTLSKDDFREVLRRPRDVAIGVAGQFVIMPGLAWLLSVGLNLPPEVALGVILVGCCPGGTASNVMTFLARGDVALSVAITSVTTLLAPVVTPALIYLLASQWLEVSAAAMFWSIVQVVVMPIALGVVAQYLLKEKVQVGVAVLPLVSVVAIVAIVAAVVAGNQARIAASGAMIFAVVVLHNGLGLALGYTLARLFGMSLPKRKTLAIEVGMQNSGLGVALATAHFSPLAAVPSAIFSVWHNISGPLAATLFRRMRDPEEGEQAGKA; encoded by the coding sequence ATGCAGGCCCTTGCCCGCTTCAGCCGCTTCGTCGGCAATACCTTCGCCATCTGGGTGCTGCTGTTCGCCATCCTGGCCTTCCTGCAGCCGCAAGGCTTCCTGTGGATCGGACCGTACATCGTGCCGCTGCTCGGCCTCATCATGTTCGGCATGGGGCTCACGCTCTCGAAGGACGATTTTCGCGAAGTGCTGCGCCGCCCGCGTGACGTCGCGATCGGGGTGGCGGGCCAGTTCGTCATCATGCCGGGCCTGGCCTGGCTGTTGAGCGTTGGCCTGAACCTGCCGCCCGAAGTGGCGCTGGGCGTGATCCTGGTCGGATGCTGCCCGGGCGGCACGGCGTCGAACGTCATGACATTCCTTGCGCGTGGCGATGTGGCGCTGTCGGTTGCCATTACGTCCGTGACCACGTTGCTGGCGCCGGTGGTCACGCCTGCGCTCATCTATCTGCTGGCCAGCCAGTGGCTCGAGGTCAGCGCCGCCGCGATGTTCTGGTCGATTGTCCAGGTCGTGGTCATGCCGATTGCGCTGGGGGTGGTTGCCCAGTATCTGCTCAAGGAGAAGGTGCAGGTGGGTGTCGCCGTGCTGCCGCTGGTGTCGGTGGTGGCCATCGTCGCCATCGTCGCGGCCGTGGTTGCGGGCAACCAGGCGCGCATCGCCGCGAGCGGCGCGATGATCTTCGCCGTGGTGGTGCTGCACAACGGCCTGGGCCTGGCGCTGGGCTACACGCTGGCGCGGCTTTTCGGCATGAGCCTGCCCAAGCGCAAGACGCTTGCCATCGAGGTCGGCATGCAGAACTCGGGCCTGGGCGTGGCGCTGGCGACGGCGCATTTCTCGCCGCTGGCGGCCGTGCCCAGCGCCATTTTCAGCGTGTGGCACAACATCAGCGGCCCCCTGGCCGCGACGCTGTTCCGCCGCATGCGTGATCCGGAGGAAGGGGAGCAGGCCGGCAAGGCCTGA
- a CDS encoding transposase, protein MDIKPKKARRGTRAEPAVIDPYLSTVTMLDLDKHMSRILAQARTRPISVYRYGAPYVWILPHEVWLGSAKLDDFIPNRHPLTLLDSVVARELQGQANLLRRIGLRLRLQISAESLLRALMLQAAYSLPTEGALHDQLRCNLAFRWFVRLSLNAPVWDAAVFVKEARLLLGSDEAVELLQDVLQVCLPVLQRIDVDFRLNSALVRAWALRHPRLEKRVPSKAWHEERLFLAPG, encoded by the coding sequence ATGGATATCAAGCCGAAGAAAGCACGGCGAGGCACGCGGGCCGAGCCCGCGGTCATCGATCCCTACCTGTCTACGGTCACCATGCTGGACCTGGACAAGCACATGTCGCGCATCCTGGCGCAGGCCAGGACCCGGCCCATCTCGGTCTACCGCTATGGCGCGCCCTATGTCTGGATCCTGCCCCATGAGGTCTGGCTGGGGTCGGCCAAGCTCGATGACTTCATCCCCAACCGGCATCCCCTGACCCTGCTCGACAGTGTCGTGGCGCGCGAACTCCAGGGGCAGGCGAACCTGCTCAGGCGCATCGGCTTGCGCCTGCGCCTGCAGATCAGCGCCGAATCCCTGCTGCGCGCCCTGATGCTGCAGGCGGCCTATTCCCTGCCCACCGAAGGCGCGCTGCATGACCAGTTGCGCTGCAACCTGGCGTTTCGCTGGTTCGTCAGGCTCAGCCTGAACGCGCCGGTCTGGGACGCTGCCGTGTTCGTCAAGGAGGCAAGGCTGCTGCTGGGCAGCGACGAGGCGGTCGAACTGCTGCAGGACGTCCTGCAGGTCTGCCTGCCCGTGCTGCAGCGCATCGATGTCGACTTCCGGCTCAACAGCGCGCTGGTGCGCGCCTGGGCCTTGCGGCATCCCCGGCTGGAAAAGCGGGTGCCCAGCAAGGCCTGGCACGAAGAGCGGCTGTTTCTCGCGCCGGGCTGA
- a CDS encoding rhomboid family protein: MSTETSPPPSLPGLPGTPLMPSWRSPSGRGLRFCLILIGVFILGAWGLHALGGWTGALFLITPACILLIGVFVHLRHLLARRPVLRLDPAGIAGAQGPLLPWQRIARIDYTGLPYAAWLEITMAAPSGEPDPRAAWTWRRRSQRRIALSALDQTLHMPVLQAALRQHQQAAPEHARALDAAHEREQQASDAFHTHLDTLSSRPWAMIGMMGLCGLAWLAGVLAGMDPMTPTPDSLYGAGGNATSAVQAGESWRLLTAMFLHGGAVHLALNMYALWGAGRLLTRWVGNRGFLLVYLASGLAGGALSLHFAAQLHVSVGASGAVFGVAGAVSAILLRSGGRYPIAQRSQLITSMAIFIGYSLFYGFTNSGIDNAAHLGGLVAGVLLGLLMAGHPDAATSARQRLTREALGALLCLVAVPVLVHTAAPAARDLAHFSANLHEIDAVRHRTHQQLQQIEAKRMREAGHAPGSTAWLDEEAKALQTMLTVLRSESGRLAALPWGSDDPVGHYAQAEIAHRHALTEQIEVELEAMRIARSGAPPSAELAARRKAVQASVQQARDALNRRAAEIGLVKRTP; encoded by the coding sequence ATGTCCACAGAGACCTCCCCGCCGCCCTCCTTGCCTGGCCTGCCCGGCACGCCGCTCATGCCCTCGTGGCGCAGCCCGTCGGGCCGGGGTCTGCGCTTCTGCCTGATCCTGATCGGGGTATTCATCCTGGGCGCGTGGGGCCTGCATGCCCTGGGTGGCTGGACCGGCGCACTGTTTCTCATCACACCCGCCTGCATTCTGCTCATCGGCGTGTTCGTGCATCTGCGCCATCTGTTGGCCCGGCGCCCGGTCCTGCGGCTGGACCCCGCTGGCATCGCGGGCGCGCAAGGCCCGCTGCTGCCCTGGCAACGGATCGCCCGCATCGACTACACCGGCCTGCCCTACGCCGCCTGGCTCGAGATCACGATGGCGGCGCCTTCCGGGGAGCCCGACCCGCGCGCCGCCTGGACCTGGCGCCGCCGCTCGCAGCGCCGCATCGCGCTGAGCGCGCTGGACCAGACCCTGCATATGCCCGTCCTGCAGGCAGCGCTGCGCCAGCACCAACAGGCCGCGCCTGAACATGCCCGCGCGCTGGATGCCGCGCACGAACGCGAGCAGCAGGCCAGCGACGCCTTCCACACCCATCTCGACACCCTGTCGTCTCGCCCATGGGCCATGATCGGCATGATGGGCTTGTGCGGGCTGGCGTGGCTGGCAGGCGTGCTGGCGGGCATGGACCCGATGACACCCACGCCCGATTCCCTGTATGGCGCGGGCGGCAATGCGACTTCCGCCGTGCAGGCGGGCGAAAGCTGGCGTCTGCTCACCGCCATGTTCCTGCATGGCGGCGCCGTCCACCTGGCATTGAACATGTATGCGCTATGGGGGGCCGGCCGGCTGCTCACCCGCTGGGTCGGCAATCGCGGTTTCCTGCTGGTGTACCTGGCTTCGGGGCTGGCCGGCGGTGCGCTGAGCCTGCATTTTGCGGCCCAGCTGCATGTGTCGGTGGGGGCTTCCGGCGCGGTGTTCGGCGTGGCCGGCGCCGTGTCGGCCATCCTGCTGCGCAGCGGCGGACGTTATCCCATCGCGCAACGCAGCCAGCTGATCACCAGCATGGCGATCTTCATCGGCTATTCCCTGTTCTATGGCTTCACCAACAGCGGCATCGACAATGCCGCGCACCTGGGCGGCCTGGTGGCCGGCGTCCTGCTGGGCCTGCTGATGGCCGGCCATCCGGATGCCGCGACCTCGGCCAGGCAACGCCTGACGCGCGAAGCGCTGGGCGCACTGCTGTGCCTGGTCGCGGTGCCCGTGCTGGTCCACACCGCCGCGCCGGCCGCGCGCGACCTGGCGCACTTCAGCGCCAACCTGCACGAGATCGACGCGGTGCGTCACAGGACCCACCAGCAGTTGCAGCAGATCGAGGCCAAGCGCATGCGCGAGGCCGGCCACGCCCCGGGCAGCACGGCCTGGCTGGACGAGGAAGCCAAGGCGCTGCAGACCATGCTGACCGTGCTGCGCAGCGAGTCCGGCCGCCTGGCCGCGCTGCCATGGGGCAGCGACGACCCGGTCGGCCATTATGCGCAGGCGGAAATCGCGCATCGTCACGCGCTGACGGAACAGATCGAGGTGGAGCTGGAAGCCATGCGCATCGCACGCAGCGGCGCCCCGCCTTCGGCCGAGCTGGCTGCCCGGCGCAAGGCCGTGCAGGCGTCGGTCCAGCAGGCCAGGGATGCATTGAACCGCCGCGCGGCAGAGATCGGACTGGTGAAGCGCACGCCCTGA
- a CDS encoding LysR family transcriptional regulator produces MKVSSPRPRALLGQVSDMDLRLLRVFKAVVDCGGMAAAELELNIGISTISRHIKDLETRIGLVLCRRGRAGFALTDEGRAVHEETQRLLGAMESFRGRIDAIHDRLAGELHVAVFDKTATHPQARLDVAIARYGALAPAVTLTLHVAGIGEIEQGILDGRYQVGVIPEHRRADSLVYADLYPETMHLYCGAGHPLFGQPHARLGWAQLRDHAFAGLGYHSPNMAFSHQAKLTRAATGFDQEAIATLVLSGRYLGFLPDHYAEVFERQGRIQAVAPKRLSYVCRFVSIVRRSPQPSRAARLFHDCLAQAHAGSSLAA; encoded by the coding sequence ATGAAAGTTTCTTCTCCCCGCCCACGCGCCCTGCTCGGCCAGGTCAGCGACATGGATCTGCGCCTGCTGCGCGTGTTCAAGGCCGTCGTGGACTGCGGCGGCATGGCGGCGGCGGAGCTGGAGCTGAACATCGGCATCTCCACCATCAGCCGCCACATCAAGGACCTGGAAACCCGCATCGGGCTGGTCCTGTGCCGGCGCGGCCGGGCGGGCTTCGCGCTGACCGACGAAGGCCGCGCGGTCCACGAGGAAACCCAGCGACTGCTGGGCGCCATGGAATCGTTCCGCGGCCGCATCGACGCCATCCACGACCGGCTGGCGGGGGAACTGCACGTGGCGGTCTTCGACAAGACCGCCACCCACCCGCAGGCGCGGCTGGACGTGGCCATCGCGCGCTACGGCGCGCTGGCGCCCGCCGTGACGCTGACGCTTCATGTCGCCGGCATCGGCGAGATCGAACAGGGCATCCTGGACGGCCGCTACCAGGTGGGGGTGATTCCCGAGCACCGGCGCGCCGACAGCCTGGTCTATGCCGACCTGTATCCGGAAACCATGCACCTCTATTGCGGCGCGGGCCATCCCTTGTTCGGCCAGCCGCATGCCCGCCTTGGCTGGGCGCAATTGCGCGACCATGCTTTCGCCGGGCTGGGTTACCACTCGCCCAACATGGCCTTCAGCCACCAGGCCAAGCTTACCCGCGCGGCGACGGGGTTCGACCAGGAGGCCATCGCCACGCTGGTGCTGTCGGGCCGCTACCTGGGTTTCCTGCCGGACCATTACGCCGAGGTCTTCGAACGCCAGGGCCGCATCCAGGCCGTGGCGCCCAAGCGGCTGAGCTATGTCTGCCGCTTCGTCAGCATCGTGCGCCGCTCCCCCCAGCCCTCGCGCGCCGCCCGGCTCTTCCACGACTGCCTGGCGCAGGCGCATGCCGGCTCGAGCCTGGCTGCCTGA
- a CDS encoding aspartate aminotransferase family protein, with the protein MTVTATPTPTDTLQDDAVRLDPAWLEPHWMPFTGNRKFKAEPRMIVEAKGAYFTDAEGRKIFDGLSGLWCTGLGHGRQEIAEAVGRQAAKLDYAPAFQHGHPLSFALANRIQSLMPKGLDYVFFTGSGSGAADTSLKMARAYWRTKGQAGKTRLIGREKGYHGVNFGGISVGGIAANRKLFGQGVEADFLPHTQLAENAYSRGLPENGAHLADRLLDLITLHDASTIAAVIVEPFAGSAGVIVPPVGYLKRLREICTAHDILLIFDEVITGFGRAGAHTGAEAFGVTPDILNIAKQVTNGAQPLGAVVVKKDIYDTFMAAGGPDYMLEFAHGYTYSAHPVACAAGLAALDLLVKEDGPGRVRALAPTFEAAVHGLKGAKHVVDIRNVGLAAGISLAHAPGEPAKRPYEVARRCWEKGFYVRYGGDTIQLAPPFISQPSEIDNLVSALGDALAETA; encoded by the coding sequence ATGACCGTGACCGCCACCCCCACCCCCACCGACACCCTCCAGGACGACGCCGTCCGCCTGGATCCCGCCTGGCTGGAGCCGCACTGGATGCCTTTCACGGGCAACCGCAAGTTCAAGGCCGAGCCGCGCATGATCGTCGAAGCGAAGGGGGCGTACTTCACCGACGCCGAAGGCCGCAAGATCTTCGACGGCCTGTCCGGACTGTGGTGCACGGGCCTGGGGCATGGCCGCCAGGAAATCGCCGAGGCCGTGGGCCGCCAGGCCGCGAAGCTGGACTACGCGCCGGCCTTCCAGCACGGCCATCCCTTGTCGTTCGCGCTGGCCAATCGCATCCAGTCCCTGATGCCCAAGGGCCTGGATTACGTGTTCTTCACCGGTTCAGGCTCGGGAGCCGCCGATACCTCGCTGAAGATGGCGCGGGCGTATTGGCGCACCAAGGGGCAGGCCGGCAAGACGCGCCTCATCGGCCGGGAGAAGGGCTATCACGGCGTGAACTTCGGCGGCATCTCGGTCGGCGGCATCGCCGCCAACCGCAAGCTGTTCGGGCAGGGCGTCGAGGCGGACTTCCTGCCGCACACGCAATTGGCCGAGAACGCCTATTCGCGCGGCTTGCCCGAGAACGGCGCGCACCTGGCCGACCGCCTGCTGGACCTGATCACCCTGCACGATGCCTCGACCATCGCGGCGGTCATCGTCGAACCCTTCGCCGGCTCGGCGGGCGTCATCGTGCCGCCGGTGGGCTACCTGAAGCGGCTGCGCGAGATCTGCACCGCGCACGACATCCTGTTGATCTTCGACGAGGTCATCACGGGCTTCGGCCGTGCGGGCGCCCATACCGGCGCGGAAGCCTTCGGCGTCACGCCCGACATCCTGAACATCGCCAAGCAGGTCACCAACGGCGCGCAGCCGCTGGGCGCGGTGGTCGTCAAGAAGGACATCTACGACACCTTCATGGCCGCGGGCGGCCCGGACTACATGCTTGAGTTCGCGCATGGGTACACCTATTCCGCGCATCCCGTGGCGTGCGCGGCGGGACTGGCCGCGCTGGACCTGCTGGTGAAGGAGGACGGCCCGGGCCGGGTGCGCGCGCTGGCGCCCACGTTCGAGGCGGCCGTGCATGGACTGAAGGGGGCGAAGCACGTCGTGGATATCCGCAACGTGGGCCTGGCGGCCGGCATCAGCCTGGCGCATGCGCCGGGCGAACCGGCCAAACGCCCCTACGAGGTGGCGCGGCGCTGCTGGGAGAAGGGCTTCTACGTGCGCTACGGCGGCGACACCATCCAGCTGGCGCCGCCTTTCATCAGCCAGCCTAGCGAGATCGACAACCTGGTCAGCGCCCTGGGCGATGCGCTGGCGGAGACCGCCTAG
- the gntR gene encoding HTH-type transcriptional regulator GntR — protein MTVTRRSRPSSGRITLSDVARAAEVSPITASRALRNARGVDPTLAQRVHEAAEQLGYVPDPAARALASQRSSQVIVLVPLLSNTLFVDLLEAVHRTLFPEGYHPLIGVTHYDSAEEELLLRTYLPLRPAGLLVTGFDRSEASGQLIARSGVPCVHLMETSTTPGVPCVGFSQHDAGAAITRHLLDRGRRRIAFCAAQLDPRVMQRAAGYRHCLAQAGLYDPSLELLSPERSSIALGARLFEDMLARAPDVDAIFFCNDDIAQGGLLAASRLGIAVPDRVAVAGFNDLAGSDQMVPPLTTMRTPRSEVGRAGAAMLLGMMRGSQPAPGCVELDYELVVRGST, from the coding sequence ATCACCGTGACCCGACGCTCCCGTCCCTCCAGCGGCCGCATCACCTTGAGCGATGTGGCCCGCGCCGCCGAAGTCAGTCCCATCACGGCCTCCCGCGCCCTGCGCAACGCGCGCGGCGTGGACCCCACACTGGCGCAGCGGGTGCACGAAGCCGCCGAACAGCTCGGCTACGTGCCGGACCCCGCCGCGCGCGCGCTGGCCTCGCAGCGCAGCTCACAGGTGATCGTGCTGGTGCCCCTGCTCTCGAACACACTGTTCGTCGACCTGCTGGAAGCCGTCCATCGCACGCTGTTTCCCGAGGGCTATCACCCCCTGATCGGCGTGACGCACTACGACAGCGCCGAAGAGGAATTGCTGCTGCGCACCTACCTGCCCCTGCGACCGGCGGGCCTGCTGGTCACGGGCTTCGACCGCAGCGAGGCGAGCGGCCAGCTGATCGCGCGCAGCGGCGTGCCCTGCGTGCACCTGATGGAGACCAGCACCACGCCGGGCGTGCCTTGCGTGGGTTTCTCGCAGCACGATGCCGGCGCCGCCATCACCCGGCACCTGCTGGACCGGGGACGCCGCCGCATCGCGTTCTGCGCCGCCCAGCTCGATCCTCGCGTCATGCAGCGGGCCGCGGGCTACCGCCACTGCCTGGCACAAGCCGGCCTCTACGACCCGAGCCTGGAACTGCTCAGCCCCGAACGTTCTTCCATTGCCCTGGGCGCCAGGCTGTTCGAGGACATGCTGGCGCGCGCGCCGGACGTCGACGCCATTTTCTTCTGCAACGACGACATCGCGCAGGGCGGCCTGCTGGCGGCCAGCCGCCTGGGCATCGCCGTGCCGGACCGCGTTGCCGTGGCGGGCTTCAACGACCTGGCGGGCAGCGACCAGATGGTGCCGCCGCTGACCACCATGCGCACGCCGCGCAGCGAGGTCGGGCGCGCCGGCGCGGCCATGCTGCTGGGCATGATGCGCGGCTCGCAACCCGCACCGGGTTGCGTCGAGCTGGACTACGAACTGGTCGTGCGCGGCAGCACCTGA
- a CDS encoding gluconokinase, whose protein sequence is MDSAIQDFRPTAIVVMGVSGCGKSSVGEACSKALGWALLEGDAYHSPESIAKMRDGIALTDADRAGWLLRLSDLLRQRQPGEGVVLTCSALRRKYRDSLRAGHAQLGFVFLALDYQDALARVRERPGHFFSPTLVADQFATLESPAGEPGVRVLDARLPLDTLVAAVLDWLAPQACGPSGREPMTPITPMTGDTA, encoded by the coding sequence ATGGATAGCGCTATCCAAGATTTTCGACCCACCGCCATCGTCGTGATGGGCGTCTCCGGCTGCGGCAAGTCCAGCGTGGGCGAAGCCTGTTCGAAGGCCCTGGGGTGGGCGCTGCTGGAAGGCGATGCCTATCACTCGCCGGAAAGCATCGCCAAGATGCGCGACGGCATTGCGCTGACGGACGCGGACCGGGCCGGCTGGCTGCTGCGCCTGTCGGACCTGCTGCGGCAGCGGCAGCCTGGCGAAGGCGTGGTGCTGACCTGTTCGGCCCTGCGCCGCAAGTACCGGGACAGCCTGCGGGCGGGGCATGCGCAATTGGGCTTCGTCTTCCTGGCGCTGGACTACCAGGATGCGCTTGCCCGCGTGCGCGAGCGGCCCGGCCACTTCTTTTCGCCGACGCTGGTGGCCGACCAGTTCGCCACGCTGGAGTCGCCGGCGGGCGAGCCCGGCGTGCGGGTGCTCGATGCCAGGCTGCCGCTGGACACGCTGGTGGCGGCGGTGCTCGACTGGCTGGCGCCGCAGGCTTGCGGGCCCAGCGGCCGCGAACCCATGACACCCATCACACCCATGACAGGAGACACAGCATGA
- a CDS encoding TRAP transporter small permease: protein MTSSDPGQAARRKPALQRLAEGLMVAALACMVAAVFINVVLRYVFGTSIVSYEEIARLLFVWLVAIGAIVAAFEGKHLGFDMLTSRVRGTTRKTLFWVSQALVALCMVLLVMGSWEQVLAGMQSYSTVLGYPLALGAAATLVLAVGLLVALVFELRRGVPPLASDSGEGMVE, encoded by the coding sequence ATGACATCCAGCGATCCCGGGCAGGCGGCCCGCCGCAAACCCGCCTTGCAGCGGCTGGCCGAAGGCCTGATGGTCGCCGCGCTGGCCTGTATGGTGGCGGCCGTCTTCATCAACGTCGTGCTGCGCTACGTCTTCGGCACCAGCATCGTGTCCTACGAGGAAATCGCCAGGCTGCTGTTCGTGTGGCTGGTGGCCATCGGCGCCATCGTGGCCGCCTTCGAAGGCAAGCACCTGGGCTTCGACATGCTGACCTCGCGCGTCCGGGGCACGACGCGCAAGACGCTGTTCTGGGTCAGCCAGGCGCTGGTCGCCTTGTGCATGGTGCTGCTGGTCATGGGCTCGTGGGAGCAGGTGCTGGCCGGCATGCAGAGCTACAGCACGGTGCTGGGCTATCCGCTGGCGCTGGGCGCCGCCGCCACGCTGGTGCTGGCCGTGGGCCTGCTCGTGGCCCTGGTGTTCGAGCTGCGCCGCGGCGTGCCGCCGCTCGCGTCGGACAGCGGCGAAGGCATGGTGGAGTAG
- a CDS encoding TRAP transporter large permease, giving the protein MIVTAIFLAVLIGGMVIGMPIAHALVLTGVALMWHLDFFDSQLLAQNLQAGFDNFPLLAVPFFILAGELMNAGGLSRRIIDLARAFVGHIRGGLGFVAIGAAVLLASMSGSAIADTAALATILLPMMRQQQYPASYSAGLLASGGIIAPIIPPSMPFVIYGVTTNTSISQLFLAGVFPGLMMGAFLVVAWWGIARRHKLAALARVGWKDRLRALAGSFWALMMPVIILGGLKGGLFTPTEAAVVAAVYALLVSTLVYRELNPRQLYDVFLAAGKTTAVVMFLCGAATVTAYMITLADLPSMLADSFAGVMSEPVLFMALMMLFLLVVGTAMDLTPTILIFGPVCAPLAAKAGIDPVYFGFMFIFVGGIGLITPPVGTVQNVVAGVGRLRMETVIRGTTPFLAAYVLMLALFVVFPGLVTTPLGWLR; this is encoded by the coding sequence ATGATCGTTACCGCCATCTTCCTGGCCGTGCTCATCGGCGGCATGGTCATCGGCATGCCCATCGCCCACGCGCTGGTGCTCACCGGCGTCGCGCTGATGTGGCACCTGGACTTCTTCGATTCGCAATTGCTGGCGCAGAACCTGCAGGCGGGCTTCGACAACTTCCCGCTGCTGGCCGTGCCGTTCTTCATCCTGGCCGGCGAGCTGATGAATGCCGGCGGCCTGTCGCGGCGCATCATCGACCTGGCGCGCGCCTTCGTCGGCCACATCCGTGGCGGCCTGGGCTTCGTCGCCATCGGGGCGGCGGTATTGCTGGCGTCGATGAGCGGCTCGGCCATCGCCGACACCGCCGCGCTGGCCACCATCCTGCTGCCGATGATGCGGCAGCAGCAGTATCCCGCCAGCTACAGCGCCGGGCTGCTGGCCTCGGGCGGCATCATCGCGCCGATCATCCCGCCGTCGATGCCGTTCGTGATCTACGGCGTCACCACCAACACCTCGATCAGCCAGCTGTTCCTGGCCGGCGTGTTCCCCGGCCTGATGATGGGCGCCTTCCTGGTCGTGGCCTGGTGGGGCATTGCCCGCCGGCACAAGCTGGCGGCCCTGGCGCGCGTCGGCTGGAAGGACCGGTTGCGCGCGCTGGCGGGCAGCTTCTGGGCGCTGATGATGCCGGTGATCATCCTGGGCGGCCTGAAGGGTGGGCTGTTCACGCCGACCGAGGCCGCCGTGGTGGCGGCCGTCTATGCGCTGCTGGTCTCCACGCTGGTGTATCGCGAGCTGAACCCGCGCCAGCTGTACGACGTCTTCCTGGCCGCGGGCAAGACGACCGCCGTGGTGATGTTCCTGTGCGGCGCGGCCACGGTGACGGCCTACATGATCACGCTGGCGGACCTGCCCAGCATGCTGGCCGACAGCTTTGCCGGCGTCATGAGCGAGCCCGTGCTGTTCATGGCCTTGATGATGCTGTTCCTGCTGGTGGTGGGCACGGCGATGGATCTCACGCCCACCATCCTGATCTTCGGGCCGGTCTGCGCGCCGCTGGCGGCCAAGGCCGGCATCGACCCGGTGTATTTCGGCTTCATGTTCATCTTCGTGGGCGGCATCGGCCTGATCACGCCGCCCGTGGGAACCGTCCAGAACGTCGTGGCGGGCGTCGGCCGGCTGCGGATGGAAACCGTCATTCGAGGCACCACGCCATTCCTGGCTGCGTATGTGCTGATGCTGGCGCTGTTCGTGGTGTTTCCGGGGCTGGTGACGACGCCGCTGGGGTGGTTGCGCTAG